A genomic region of Chloroflexota bacterium contains the following coding sequences:
- a CDS encoding DUF3500 domain-containing protein, with protein MTAAAVTAYAPQAASAMTAAARDFLESLGAAQRAEAMFPFVGDERFVWHYTPVPRNGLSLNAMQPDQRTAALDLVATGLSPRGWRQAQQIMALETILDEWERIQGLHVRWLRDPEEYHLSVFGQPGDDRWAWRVCGHHLLTHITVVAEAHLACVPLFFGANPAEVRHGPEKGLRILSAEEDLARGLLAQLTPDQRRVAVVDPQAPDDILTKNYRAIQPGMAPQGLALGDMAQASREQLVRLIRHYVDRSAGEMAANAWRDIERAGLDAVTFAWAGPQEPGHGHYYAVVGSTFLIEYDNTQDGANHVHSVWRDFTNDFGGDVLAEHYAESAHNHGHG; from the coding sequence GCGGCGCGGGACTTCCTGGAATCGCTCGGCGCGGCGCAACGGGCGGAGGCCATGTTCCCGTTCGTCGGGGACGAGCGCTTTGTCTGGCACTACACGCCGGTGCCGAGGAACGGCCTGTCGCTCAATGCCATGCAGCCGGATCAGCGGACCGCGGCCCTGGACCTGGTGGCCACGGGGCTGAGCCCGCGCGGCTGGCGCCAGGCCCAGCAGATCATGGCGCTGGAGACCATCCTGGACGAGTGGGAGCGCATACAGGGCCTACACGTGCGGTGGCTCCGCGATCCGGAGGAGTACCACCTCAGCGTGTTCGGCCAACCCGGCGACGACCGCTGGGCCTGGCGCGTGTGCGGCCATCACCTCTTGACCCACATCACCGTGGTGGCGGAGGCGCACCTGGCGTGCGTGCCGCTCTTCTTCGGCGCCAACCCGGCCGAAGTGCGCCACGGTCCCGAGAAGGGCCTGCGCATTCTGTCGGCGGAAGAGGACCTGGCGCGGGGCCTGCTCGCGCAGCTCACGCCCGACCAGCGCCGCGTCGCCGTGGTGGATCCGCAGGCGCCCGACGACATCCTCACCAAGAACTACCGCGCGATTCAGCCCGGCATGGCGCCCCAAGGGCTTGCCCTGGGCGACATGGCCCAGGCGTCGCGCGAGCAGCTCGTGCGGCTCATCCGGCACTACGTCGACCGCTCGGCCGGTGAGATGGCCGCCAACGCGTGGCGCGACATCGAACGCGCCGGGCTGGACGCCGTCACGTTCGCCTGGGCTGGCCCCCAGGAGCCGGGACACGGCCACTACTACGCCGTGGTGGGCTCAACCTTTCTGATCGAATATGACAACACCCAGGACGGCGCGAACCACGTTCACTCGGTGTGGCGCGACTTCACCAACGACTTTGGCGGTGACGTGCTGGCCGAGCACTACGCCGAGTCCGCCCACAACCACGGCCACGGGTAG